The Bombus huntii isolate Logan2020A chromosome 1, iyBomHunt1.1, whole genome shotgun sequence genome contains a region encoding:
- the LOC126867992 gene encoding lysophosphatidylcholine acyltransferase isoform X1, protein MDEANGKMRSKHEDVDTASLSADILNPFVHRLELDTTYDKLKTAFLTVALLPFRLAAITALVIMAWLLACLGLLGLSEEDLRRAPLTGWRRDMRIIICWMIRALFICGGFHHLKVKGRKAETKDAPVLALAPHSSFFDALPVVYLGGPSIVAKAEIGRIPFFGKLINYTQPVYVWREDPNSRQNTIKEIIERATSKEDWPQVMIFPEGTCTNRSCLITFKSGAFYPGVPVQPVCIRYPNKLDTVTWTWEGPGALKLLWLTLTQLNSSCEIEFLPVYKPSEAEKTDPKLYANNVRRLMAEALQIPVSDYTYDDCRIISKAHQLNIPRASIIVEAHKLRNKLGLVSAKTEEELVQKKTERFNEEVNLHEFAQILRIDEKEPVTQQLFRIHDRHGNGKIDLEEYLFTVLATTTANSELDKIETAFEVCGTKSLSCINKMELRKALKLSLSTPTEESDKIFQNAKIDFADTTVNFEFVLAALSARAEYCHIFAGNPETRKKTI, encoded by the exons ATGGATGAGGCGAATGGAAAAATGCGGAGCAAGCACGAGGACGTGGATACTGCGTCCCTCAGCGCTGACATCCTGAACCCCTTTGTGCACCGTCTCGAGCTCGACACAACCTACGACAAGCTCAAG ACGGCATTCCTGACGGTAGCACTACTACCATTCAGACTGGCTGCAATTACGGCTCTGGTGATCATGGCCTGGCTCCTGGCTTGTTTAGGTCTTCTTGGATTGTCCGAAGAAGATCTACGTCGCGCACCTCTGACAGGGTGGAGACG AGATATGAGAATTATAATCTGCTGGATGATACGAGCATTGTTCATCTGCGGGGGATTTCATCACCTGAAGGTCAAAGGTCGTAAAGCGGAAACAAAGGATGCCCCCGTGTTAGCCCTAGCTCCGCATTCAAGCTTCTTCGATGCACTTCCGGTTGTTTACCTCGGCGGACCGAGCATCGTCGCCAAGGCAGAGATCGGACGCATTCCTTTTTTCGGAA AGCTTATCAACTATACACAACCGGTCTATGTTTGGAGAGAAGATCCGAATTCACGGCAAAATACTATCAAGGAAATTATCGAAAGAGCTACTTCAAAAGAGGATTGGCCACAG GTGATGATATTCCCGGAAGGTACTTGTACAAATCGATCGTGCCTTATTACTTTCAAATCAGGTGCATTTTACCCTGGTGTTCCTGTTCAGCCAGTCTGCATCAGATATCCTAACAAATTGGACACCGTAACATGGACGTGGGAAGGTCCTGGGGC attAAAGCTACTGTGGCTTACATTGACACAACTGAATAGCAGTTGTGAAATAGAGTTCCTCCCTGTTTACAAACCAAGCGAAGCGGAGAAAACAGATCCCAAGCTTTATGCAAATAACGTGCGACGTCTTATGGCGGA gGCATTACAGATTCCCGTGTCAGATTATACGTATGACGATTGCCGAATTATTAGCAAAGCTCATCAGCTAAACATACCACGAGCATCCATCATAGTGGAAGCCCATAAACTTCGTAACAAACTCGG TTTGGTATCGGCCAAAACGGAAGAGGAGTTAGTTCAGAAGAAAACAGAGAGATTTAACGAAGAAGTTAATTTGCACGAATTTGCGCAAATCCTCAGAATAGATGAAAAAGAGCCTGTTactcagcaactatttcggATACACGATAGG CATGGAAATGGTAAAATAGATTTGGAAGAATATTTATTCACGGTGTTAGCTACAACAACCGCAAACTCGGAGCTAGACAAAATCGAAACAGCGTTCGAA GTATGTGGTACCAAGTCATTATCTTGTATCAATAAAATGGAATTAAGGAAGGCTTTAAAACTCTCATTAAGTACGCCAACGGAAGAAtctgataaaatttttcaGAATGCAAAGATCGATTTTGCTGACACAACAGTAAATTTTG AATTCGTACTAGCAGCATTATCAGCAAGAGCAGAATACTGTCATATATTCGCTGGTAACCCCGAGACGAGGAAAAAAACTATTTGA
- the LOC126867907 gene encoding sodium-dependent neutral amino acid transporter B(0)AT3, which yields MANTAHLVRRQSSRDLKPQKSVDKLEMKEMRGRLVVDNRKTNTTANYGATNAAFEDSSPNTKNNKTGNEGGGSKLGSNEGKPIFRPEAGEDERENWDSKLTFLLATVGYAVGLGNVWRFPYLAQKNGGGAFLIPYFVMLAIEGIPIFYLELAIGQRLRKGAIGVWNQVSPYMAGIGVSSAVVSFNVALYYNTIIAWCLFYFVQSFQSQLPWAECPNVYFQNGSYAPEPECVVSSPTQYFWYRTTLAISEDINTPEIFNWKIALALVIAWILVYMCMIKGIASSGKVVYVTATFPYIVLIIFFFRGVTLTGMSDGLRHLFTPKWWKLTDPVVWLEAGTQIFFSLGLAFGGLIAFSSYNPVNNNCYRDAIMVSLTNCFTSMFAGIVVFSIIGFKATMVYEHCLVERNTTLMNIFGQIDKIPDEIPATGTLLNITTGNGTLDNLIMPELPECDLEKELDNSASGTGLAFIIFTEAINQFPGAQFWSILFFLMLFTLGIDSQFGTLEGVVTSIVDMKLFPNLRKEILTGGICLVCCAISMAFAHGAGSYVFVLFDNFSGNFPLLIIAFFECIAVSYVYGLKRFADDIELMTGNRPGLYWLICWKYLSPLAMLSILVASIVEIIVDGSGYPAWVASKGITEKHEWPVWALVLIGILILASVLWIPTVAICRLFGILIIEDNEKAWFPAADLKEFHGIVPHEVTPAETLLFCIRSDGSEGLCCPTGGPSDDDEDLT from the exons ATGGCGAACACGGCCCACCTCGTCCGGCGGCAAAGTTCGCGCGACTTGAAGCCCCAAAAAAGCGTCGACAAACTCGAAATGAAGGAAATGAGAGGAAGATTAGTGGTGGACAATAGAAAGACTAACACCACTGCCAATTACGGGGCCACGAACGCAGCCTTTGAGGACTCCAGTCCTAACACGAAG AACAACAAAACGGGGAATGAGGGCGGGGGTAGCAAGCTTGGAAGTAATGAAGGAAAACCGATTTTCCGACCAGAAGCGGGGGAAGATGAAAGAGAAAACTGGGATAGTAAGCTTACGTTTCTATTAGCAACCGTGGGGTACGCAGTAGGGCTTGGGAACGTATGGAGATTTCCATATCTCGCGCAAAAAAATGGTGGAG GTGCATTCTTAATCCCTTACTTTGTAATGCTGGCCATCGAGGGTATCCCTATATTTTATCTGGAATTGGCAATTGGCCAGAGATTACGAAAGGGTGCTATCGGTGTATGGAATCAG GTTTCTCCATATATGGCTGGTATCGGCGTAAGCAGTGCTGTAGTATCTTTCAACGTAGCTCTGTATTACAATACTATTATCGCCTGGTGCCTCTTTTACTTCGTTCAA AGTTTTCAATCACAGCTACCATGGGCAGAGTGTCCTAACGTATATTTCCAAAACGGATCATATGCGCCTGAACCAGAGTGTGTG GTTAGCAGTCCCACACAGTACTTCTGGTATCGAACGACATTGGCAATCTCCGAAGATATCAATACCccagaaatatttaattggaaaattgCTCTGGCATTGGTGATCGCTTGGATTCTCGTCTATATGTGCATGATCAAGGGAATCGCGTCTTCAGGGAAG gtcgTGTACGTGACCGCCACATTTCCATATATCGTTTTGATCATATTCTTCTTCCGTGGCGTCACTTTGACGGGGATGTCCGATGGTCTACGTCATCTTTTCACTCCAAAG TGGTGGAAATTAACTGACCCGGTAGTATGGCTAGAAGCGGGCACTCAGATATTCTTTTCCCTCGGTTTGGCATTTGGTGGTTTAATAGCGTTCTCTTCTTACAATCCCGTGAATAACAATTGCTATCGAGACGCTATCATGGTCAGTTTGACGAATTGTTTCACTTCGATGTTTGCCGGGATTGttgtattttctattattg GTTTCAAAGCGACTATGGTTTATGAACATTGTTTAGTGGAAAGGAACACGACGCTCATGAATATTTTTGGTCAGATAGATAAAATACCGGATGAAATACCAGCAACCGGTACACTTTTGAATATTACTACAGGGAATGGAACGCTGGATAATTTAATCATGCCAGAATTACCCGAATGTGATCTCGAGAAAGAGTTGGATAAT TCAGCATCTGGCACAGGTTTAGCGTTTATCATCTTCACAGAAGCGATTAACCAATTTCCTGGAGCACAATTCTGGTCCATATTATTCTTCCTTATGTTATTCACATTGGGAATCGACTCTCAATTCGGCACTCTCGAGGGAGTCGTTACAAGTATCGTGGACATGAAATTGTTTCCAAATTTGCGAAAAGAAATTCTCACAG GAGGTATTTGTTTGGTTTGCTGCGCGATTTCAATGGCCTTTGCTCACGGTGCTGGTAGCTACGTGTTCGTATTATTCGATAATTTCAGTGGAAACTTTCCTCTGTTGATTATCGCCTTCTTTGAATGTATCGCGGTGTCATATGTATATGGTTTGAAAag ATTCGCCGATGATATCGAGCTAATGACTGGCAACCGTCCAGGCCTTTATTGGCTAATTTGTTGGAAATATCTCAGTCCGTTAGCTATGTTGAGCATTTTAGTTGCCTCGATCGTGGAAATCATTGTCGATGGAAGTGGTTATCCAGCCTGGGTTGCCAGCAAAGGTATTACGGAGAAACACGAGTGGCCGGTTTGGGCCTTGGTTCTCATCGGTATCCTCATTCTCGCTTCTGTTCTTTGGATTCCCACAGTTGCTATTTGCAG ACTTTTCGGAATACTCATAATCGAGGATAACGAGAAGGCGTGGTTCCCCGCAGCCGATCTGAAAGAATTTCACGGAATCGTACCACACGAAGTTACACCTGCTGAAACTTTGTTATTCTGTATAAGAAGCGATGGCTCAGAGGGTCTTTGTTGCCCAACTGGTGGCCCCAGCGATGACGACGAGGATCTCACCTAG
- the LOC126868012 gene encoding uncharacterized protein LOC126868012 isoform X1: MAKEVHKCLINYFSQLEKVDCKWNELSEEAKRPLHALRNQSEQLRLVISSEVDDAELCKVDELRERLIFKILMGIDNELTLLFNILTRFNNINQDLKNRLNNLEDARSKISLDEGTMKELINGTPYRPRLNLLLEWAIEAFNYYHELYLLINGNVKQFNYKDEDTIENLTKSFVEDRFKRAQIERILYFTQFLIKESLR, encoded by the exons ATGGCAAAGGAAGTACATAAatgtttgataaattatttctcaCAGTTAGAGAAAGTAGATTGCAAGTGGAATGAATTATCCGAGGAAGCTAAGCGACCTCTGCACGCGTTGAGAAATCAATCAGAGCAACTCCGACTCGTCATAAG CAGCGAAGTTGATGATGCAGAACTCTGTAAAGTAGATGAGCTACGCGAAAGattgatttttaaaattcttatgGGGATCGACAATGAACTGACATTACTGTTCAACATTTTAACGCGATTCAATAACATTAAtcaa GACTTAAAAAATCGTTTAAACAATCTGGAAGATGCACGAAGCAAGATTTCGCTAGACGAAGGAACAATGAAGGAATTAATCAATGGGACACCCTATAGACCACGATTAAATTTGCTTTTAGAATGGGCTATTGAGGCTTTCAATTACTACCATGAATT ATATCTTCTGATCAATGGAAATGTGAAACAATTCAATTACAAAGATGAAGATACGATTGAAAATTTAACGAAGTCTTTTGTCGAGGACCGGTTTAAAAGGGCGCAGATCGAAC GTATACTATATTTCACGCAATTCTTAATAAAAGAGTCTTTAcgttag
- the LOC126867992 gene encoding lysophosphatidylcholine acyltransferase isoform X2 — protein sequence MDEANGKMRSKHEDVDTASLSADILNPFVHRLELDTTYDKLKTAFLTVALLPFRLAAITALVIMAWLLACLGLLGLSEEDLRRAPLTGWRRKIVPWLCFMGRLTYQAGGMRIIVRGRQATRAEAPILVVAPHSTFMDGGIVYITGFPSIIVRRESGLNPFIGKLINYTQPVYVWREDPNSRQNTIKEIIERATSKEDWPQVMIFPEGTCTNRSCLITFKSGAFYPGVPVQPVCIRYPNKLDTVTWTWEGPGALKLLWLTLTQLNSSCEIEFLPVYKPSEAEKTDPKLYANNVRRLMAEALQIPVSDYTYDDCRIISKAHQLNIPRASIIVEAHKLRNKLGLVSAKTEEELVQKKTERFNEEVNLHEFAQILRIDEKEPVTQQLFRIHDRHGNGKIDLEEYLFTVLATTTANSELDKIETAFEVCGTKSLSCINKMELRKALKLSLSTPTEESDKIFQNAKIDFADTTVNFEFVLAALSARAEYCHIFAGNPETRKKTI from the exons ATGGATGAGGCGAATGGAAAAATGCGGAGCAAGCACGAGGACGTGGATACTGCGTCCCTCAGCGCTGACATCCTGAACCCCTTTGTGCACCGTCTCGAGCTCGACACAACCTACGACAAGCTCAAG ACGGCATTCCTGACGGTAGCACTACTACCATTCAGACTGGCTGCAATTACGGCTCTGGTGATCATGGCCTGGCTCCTGGCTTGTTTAGGTCTTCTTGGATTGTCCGAAGAAGATCTACGTCGCGCACCTCTGACAGGGTGGAGACG CAAAATAGTGCCCTGGCTGTGTTTTATGGGCCGGCTGACATACCAAGCAGGAGGAATGAGAATCATTGTGCGTGGAAGACAGGCGACGAGGGCGGAAGCGCCGATTTTAGTGGTTGCACCCCATTCGACCTTCATGGACGGAGGGATCGTCTACATAACCGGGTTCCCTTCGATCATCGTAAGACGAGAATCAGGATTGAACCCATTTATCGGAA AGCTTATCAACTATACACAACCGGTCTATGTTTGGAGAGAAGATCCGAATTCACGGCAAAATACTATCAAGGAAATTATCGAAAGAGCTACTTCAAAAGAGGATTGGCCACAG GTGATGATATTCCCGGAAGGTACTTGTACAAATCGATCGTGCCTTATTACTTTCAAATCAGGTGCATTTTACCCTGGTGTTCCTGTTCAGCCAGTCTGCATCAGATATCCTAACAAATTGGACACCGTAACATGGACGTGGGAAGGTCCTGGGGC attAAAGCTACTGTGGCTTACATTGACACAACTGAATAGCAGTTGTGAAATAGAGTTCCTCCCTGTTTACAAACCAAGCGAAGCGGAGAAAACAGATCCCAAGCTTTATGCAAATAACGTGCGACGTCTTATGGCGGA gGCATTACAGATTCCCGTGTCAGATTATACGTATGACGATTGCCGAATTATTAGCAAAGCTCATCAGCTAAACATACCACGAGCATCCATCATAGTGGAAGCCCATAAACTTCGTAACAAACTCGG TTTGGTATCGGCCAAAACGGAAGAGGAGTTAGTTCAGAAGAAAACAGAGAGATTTAACGAAGAAGTTAATTTGCACGAATTTGCGCAAATCCTCAGAATAGATGAAAAAGAGCCTGTTactcagcaactatttcggATACACGATAGG CATGGAAATGGTAAAATAGATTTGGAAGAATATTTATTCACGGTGTTAGCTACAACAACCGCAAACTCGGAGCTAGACAAAATCGAAACAGCGTTCGAA GTATGTGGTACCAAGTCATTATCTTGTATCAATAAAATGGAATTAAGGAAGGCTTTAAAACTCTCATTAAGTACGCCAACGGAAGAAtctgataaaatttttcaGAATGCAAAGATCGATTTTGCTGACACAACAGTAAATTTTG AATTCGTACTAGCAGCATTATCAGCAAGAGCAGAATACTGTCATATATTCGCTGGTAACCCCGAGACGAGGAAAAAAACTATTTGA
- the LOC126868012 gene encoding uncharacterized protein LOC126868012 isoform X2: MAKEVHKCLINYFSQLEKVDCKWNELSEEAKRPLHALRNQSEQLRLVISEVDDAELCKVDELRERLIFKILMGIDNELTLLFNILTRFNNINQDLKNRLNNLEDARSKISLDEGTMKELINGTPYRPRLNLLLEWAIEAFNYYHELYLLINGNVKQFNYKDEDTIENLTKSFVEDRFKRAQIERILYFTQFLIKESLR, translated from the exons ATGGCAAAGGAAGTACATAAatgtttgataaattatttctcaCAGTTAGAGAAAGTAGATTGCAAGTGGAATGAATTATCCGAGGAAGCTAAGCGACCTCTGCACGCGTTGAGAAATCAATCAGAGCAACTCCGACTCGTCATAAG CGAAGTTGATGATGCAGAACTCTGTAAAGTAGATGAGCTACGCGAAAGattgatttttaaaattcttatgGGGATCGACAATGAACTGACATTACTGTTCAACATTTTAACGCGATTCAATAACATTAAtcaa GACTTAAAAAATCGTTTAAACAATCTGGAAGATGCACGAAGCAAGATTTCGCTAGACGAAGGAACAATGAAGGAATTAATCAATGGGACACCCTATAGACCACGATTAAATTTGCTTTTAGAATGGGCTATTGAGGCTTTCAATTACTACCATGAATT ATATCTTCTGATCAATGGAAATGTGAAACAATTCAATTACAAAGATGAAGATACGATTGAAAATTTAACGAAGTCTTTTGTCGAGGACCGGTTTAAAAGGGCGCAGATCGAAC GTATACTATATTTCACGCAATTCTTAATAAAAGAGTCTTTAcgttag